Below is a window of Stygiolobus azoricus DNA.
TTCGATTAGGTCTATTGCATAACGTAAGGAAGGTTCAGGGGGATATATGAAGTTCTTCCTAGCTATGTACTCTTTTAGAATATCGTTTTGTACAGTACCGTCTAACACATTCATACTTATTCCTCTGGACTCGGCAGTTGCTACATACATAGACAACAGCTCAATTGCCGTAGCATTAATCGTCATTGATGTCGTTACCTTATCCATTGGAATCCCTGACATTACTAAGTCCATTTCCTTCCAGTGGAACATCGATACTCCTACTCCACCTACTTCAGTAAACGCTAAAACGTGGTCTGGGTCTAGACCCAACTGAGTAGGTAGATCAAAAGCCATGCTCAAACCGGTCTGACCGGCTTGAAGTAGTTTTCTGAACCTAGCGTTTGTGTCTTCAGCCGAACCAAAGCCTGCGTACTGCCTAATTGTCCACAGCCTCCCCCTATACATTGTGGGGTAAATTCCTCTGGTGAACGGGTAATCTCCGGGAAAACCTATTTTCTCACCATACGTACCTTTGAGGTCAAGGGGAGTATAAAGTCTCCTTACCTCTATGCCAGAAGGTGTTGTAAAAGCCTTTTTCCTCTCAGGTCTCTTGGCTAGCCACGGATTCAGTACCCTTTCTTCCCACTTCTGTAAACTTTCCTTAATTTTCTCATCTGTATCCATAAGGTATCATGATTATACTGGTTTAAACACTATATAATCTTTGCTTTTTAAACAAACTTATAAGTCAAAAATGAATTAATTCTAGCCATGGAGACACAAAATATCGACCATATCGGAGTCGTAGTGGAAAATATAGATAAAGCGATTAAATTCTACACCACTATGCTCGGGATGAAACTTGTTCATAGAGAGGACTTACTTGATAGAGGTATAAAAGTGGCTTTTCTTACCGGAACTCATGGTGAAACTGCTGTAGAACTTTTAGAGCCCATTAATCACGAGGACATGAATAACACCGTTGCCAAGTTCCTGAAAACAAAGGGGCCCGGGCTTCATCATTTAGCGGTTAAGGTGGAAAACATAGAAAAGAGCCTGAAAGAGTTAGAATCAAATGGTTTACAACTTGTCGACAAGGTCCCTAGACCTGGTGCTAGAGGGCATCTAGTAGCGTTTATACACCCGAAGAGTGTTATGGGTGTGTTGTTAGAGCTTGTTCAGCCTCATGAATAATCAAGGTAATTTCACGCGTTGATTTTTTTAGCTCTAATTCGTAATTCTCTTTTGGGATAAAAAGATGTCAAGAAGGTATAAGGATCCATTTGATCTATTTGATGAAATGATAAGAGAGATAGAGGAAGAATTTGAGAGGTTCGAGAGGGAATTCATGAGACTTGGGGGAGAAGGCGAAGTAAAAACATTCGGTCCCTATGTTTACGGATTCAGAGTAACAATAGGACCTGACGGGAAGCCAATTGTAGAAGAGTTCGGAAACATTAAGAACTACAAAGGAAAGCCAATGATAACTGAAGAGAGAGAACCTCTAGTAGACGTAATAGAAAAAGGAGATGAGATTAGGGTTATAGCAGAAGTACCTGGTGTTGATAAGAATAGCATAAAA
It encodes the following:
- the mce gene encoding methylmalonyl-CoA epimerase; translation: METQNIDHIGVVVENIDKAIKFYTTMLGMKLVHREDLLDRGIKVAFLTGTHGETAVELLEPINHEDMNNTVAKFLKTKGPGLHHLAVKVENIEKSLKELESNGLQLVDKVPRPGARGHLVAFIHPKSVMGVLLELVQPHE
- the hsp20 gene encoding archaeal heat shock protein Hsp20, with the translated sequence MSRRYKDPFDLFDEMIREIEEEFERFEREFMRLGGEGEVKTFGPYVYGFRVTIGPDGKPIVEEFGNIKNYKGKPMITEEREPLVDVIEKGDEIRVIAEVPGVDKNSIKVKITDGGKTLIIRAEGGDRKYYKEIELPTQADENSAKATYNNGVLQIILKKAKSKENEGKEIKVE